The following are encoded in a window of Kitasatospora sp. NBC_01250 genomic DNA:
- a CDS encoding ABC transporter substrate-binding protein yields the protein MRSRVLCGMAAAVALLVTGCGSGAKQVGAAAPAPAGSAATAYPVTASDCAGATTTFTAAPKKIVTSNAAGLELLLWLGAGDKVIGTGFPPGAGTMPSTFADQAAKVPVLGQSVIPKEKLLGSGADLYLDTFADMGSMGGAMGAAPTEQEFAAAGIKHLYLRSTACAAMLKGPQQDLSRVEEDVRTLGAVTGTSVRAAELVAGMEQKVQAVRKALAGLRADQEPSYFFFDYDAGTKQPMAECGRQIANAVITLAGARNVFADCDGDFKAASWEDVVAKDPDWIQLGVRDQGSDAANRKAFDAAEQFLRTFPATKGLKAVQAGHFVRIGSEVTTIAGVRNADTVQQIAHIIHPDLVTS from the coding sequence ATGCGTTCTCGTGTGCTGTGCGGCATGGCGGCCGCGGTCGCCCTGCTCGTCACGGGCTGCGGCAGCGGCGCCAAGCAGGTCGGCGCGGCGGCCCCGGCCCCGGCGGGCAGCGCTGCGACGGCCTATCCCGTCACGGCGAGCGACTGCGCGGGGGCCACGACCACGTTCACCGCCGCGCCGAAGAAGATCGTCACCAGCAACGCGGCCGGCTTGGAGCTGCTCCTCTGGCTCGGCGCGGGGGACAAGGTGATCGGCACCGGGTTCCCGCCCGGCGCGGGCACCATGCCGAGCACCTTCGCCGACCAGGCGGCGAAGGTGCCGGTCCTGGGGCAGAGCGTGATCCCGAAGGAGAAGCTGCTCGGCTCCGGCGCCGACCTCTACCTCGACACCTTCGCCGACATGGGCTCGATGGGCGGGGCGATGGGGGCGGCACCCACCGAGCAGGAGTTCGCCGCCGCCGGGATCAAACACCTCTACCTGCGCTCCACGGCCTGCGCCGCGATGCTGAAGGGCCCCCAGCAGGACCTGTCCCGGGTCGAGGAGGACGTCAGGACCCTGGGCGCGGTCACCGGCACCTCGGTCAGGGCGGCTGAGCTGGTGGCGGGCATGGAGCAGAAGGTCCAAGCGGTGCGCAAGGCGCTGGCCGGGCTGCGGGCGGACCAGGAGCCCTCGTACTTCTTCTTCGACTACGACGCCGGGACCAAGCAGCCGATGGCCGAGTGCGGCCGGCAGATCGCCAACGCGGTGATCACTCTGGCCGGGGCGCGCAACGTCTTCGCCGACTGCGACGGTGACTTCAAGGCGGCCTCCTGGGAGGATGTGGTGGCCAAGGACCCCGACTGGATCCAGCTCGGCGTGCGCGACCAGGGCAGTGACGCGGCGAACCGGAAGGCGTTCGACGCGGCCGAGCAGTTCCTGCGGACCTTCCCGGCCACCAAGGGACTCAAGGCCGTCCAGGCGGGCCACTTCGTACGGATCGGCTCGGAGGTGACCACCATCGCGGGCGTCCGCAACGCCGACACCGTGCAGCAGATCGCCCACATCATCCACCCGGACCTGGTGACCTCGTGA
- a CDS encoding aminotransferase class IV, whose amino-acid sequence MATVNGAPASPEALQSLALTNYGHFTTMRVADGAVRGLSLHLARLVDDCRAVFGTALDPDRVRAFVRQEVGAHGAHGTHGAPVTVRVTVFDPALDLAHPGAGAEPAILVTTRAAGDAPPPPLRAKRFTVAREAAAVKHVGLFNQLRLRRQAQLAGFDDALFVAADGRIAEGGTWNIGFVDAAGTVVWPRAEVLPGVTMRLLQAAHRPTATAPVTAAALPAMRAAFATNAAIGVRTVAAIDDLAFATDDPVLDELRRTYAQLPGEPL is encoded by the coding sequence ATGGCCACCGTCAACGGAGCACCGGCGTCACCCGAGGCGCTGCAGAGCCTGGCTCTGACCAACTACGGGCACTTCACCACCATGCGGGTGGCCGACGGCGCGGTGCGCGGCCTGTCGCTGCACCTGGCGCGGCTGGTCGACGACTGCCGGGCGGTGTTCGGCACCGCGCTGGACCCGGACCGGGTGCGCGCCTTCGTGCGCCAGGAGGTGGGCGCCCACGGCGCCCACGGCACCCACGGTGCACCGGTCACCGTACGGGTGACGGTCTTCGATCCGGCGCTCGACCTGGCCCACCCGGGAGCGGGCGCCGAGCCGGCGATCCTGGTGACGACCAGGGCGGCCGGCGACGCGCCACCGCCGCCGCTGCGGGCCAAGCGGTTCACGGTGGCCCGGGAGGCGGCGGCGGTCAAGCACGTCGGCCTGTTCAACCAGCTCAGGCTCCGTCGCCAGGCCCAACTGGCCGGGTTCGACGACGCGTTGTTCGTGGCGGCCGACGGCCGGATCGCCGAGGGCGGCACCTGGAACATCGGTTTCGTGGACGCGGCGGGCACGGTGGTGTGGCCGCGGGCCGAGGTGCTGCCCGGGGTCACCATGCGGCTGCTCCAGGCCGCCCACCGGCCCACCGCGACCGCCCCGGTGACGGCCGCGGCGCTGCCCGCGATGCGGGCCGCCTTCGCGACCAACGCCGCGATCGGTGTGCGCACCGTCGCCGCGATCGACGACCTGGCGTTCGCCACCGACGACCCGGTGCTCGACGAGCTGCGCCGGACCTACGCCCAGCTGCCCGGCGAGCCGCTGTAG
- a CDS encoding NAD(P)H-binding protein, whose amino-acid sequence MNVILFGATGMIGQGVLRECLRDDAVERVLVIGRSPVQQEHPKLVEVLRSDPSDLSGLEAELAGYDACFFCLGVSAVGMPEAEYRRITHDLTLAVARTLAAANPGLTFVYLSGEGADSTEQGRVMWARVRGRTENELLRLPFRAFAFRPGVVLPQHGVVSKTRLYRVGYSVLGPLIPLLRKVAPNLVTTSEQMGRAMIAVATPGVVPPGADATRRILRTKDINRLTEHTERTNS is encoded by the coding sequence GTGAACGTCATTCTCTTCGGGGCGACCGGCATGATCGGTCAGGGTGTGCTGCGCGAGTGCCTGCGGGACGACGCGGTCGAGCGGGTGCTGGTGATCGGCCGCAGCCCGGTGCAGCAGGAGCACCCCAAGCTGGTCGAGGTGCTCCGCTCCGACCCGTCCGACCTGTCCGGGCTGGAGGCCGAACTGGCCGGCTACGACGCCTGCTTCTTCTGCCTGGGGGTCTCCGCGGTCGGGATGCCGGAGGCGGAGTACCGGCGGATCACCCACGACCTGACCCTCGCGGTGGCCCGTACCCTGGCCGCCGCCAATCCCGGGCTGACCTTCGTCTACCTCTCCGGGGAGGGCGCGGACAGCACCGAGCAGGGCCGGGTCATGTGGGCCCGGGTGCGGGGCCGCACGGAGAACGAGCTGCTGCGGCTGCCGTTCCGGGCCTTCGCGTTCCGCCCGGGCGTCGTGCTGCCGCAGCACGGGGTGGTCTCCAAGACCCGCCTCTACCGCGTCGGCTACTCGGTGCTCGGACCGCTCATCCCGCTGCTGCGCAAGGTCGCACCGAACCTCGTCACCACCAGCGAGCAGATGGGCCGCGCGATGATCGCGGTGGCCACGCCCGGCGTCGTCCCGCCCGGGGCCGATGCGACGCGCCGGATCCTGCGCACCAAGGACATCAACCGCCTGACGGAGCATACGGAGCGTACGAACTCCTGA
- a CDS encoding trypsin-like peptidase domain-containing protein — protein sequence MSGEQRAVRRPASDGWVTSIHASAAGDALGSGFLIDERRVLTCAHVARPAGRPEGELWVAFPKLPELMTRRIQVEQVVLPEARFQAVQPDLAVLVLAEPAPPHAAARLRRPTPDDLVGRTWWSFGFPNGRLLGNSADGGVGESLGFGWVRLDTGSRYPVRPGFSGAALWSPEYDAVVGVLGQANGEHGDAQAITLWMADLCLPEQKLARLTEWSAEAAGEGALAAWGWRLDSDPEARRHWRPRARGVSTDAERGFRFRGRTAALGEIVRWLDRGAERQALVVTGSPGVGKSAVLGRIVTTADAAIAAALPPQDDAVRAPLGSIACAVHAKGKTALAVAEEIARAASAALPAVAQDLAPALRDALSGRRHRDFNVVIDALDEAASPLEARAVITAVVQPLVETCSDLGVRVVLGSRRRDNGGGLLTVFGTARHEIDLDDAAYFAEADLAAYALATLQLVGDERPGNPYQDERVAAPVAARIAALAEQNFLIAGLVARTHGMADREPVAPAAVAFTPTVDAALREYLKLLPPVAGCPAWDALTALAYAEPPGMPLTVWQATIGALYGIAPGEEALRAFARSSAANFLVEASDTGSDRLFRLFHQALNDALLGARADLDATQGDERALTRTLLGLGRSLGWDRAPAYLRRALPGHAARGGLIDDLLTDDAYLLHVDLTRLIPQAYLAGRPAARHRATLLRRTPRAIAAGPAERAAMFTVTEVREGLPRGDYAGEVAGVPYAAQWASVTTQQAEAVLEGHQGEVIAVCEIPTEGRSLLASLDESAVRIWDPASGELLSILPGQESRMNALCTVPTAAGPWLATANADGTVRLWDPLTGHRLHALHGHTGEVRHLCAVRADGRELLASAGEDRTVRLWDPVTGHQVELLEGYVGPLVPLGEVYGAAADEVLVTRTEDRAAGVWQAGTGSVRHFVTGRRSTDVMCDVPAHDRGLIAGGRDTAVRIWDHRTGAILRTLVGATGGLTALCAVPVPAFNAVVVAGTARGNLVFWQADGGEPIGALHGHLSAVKSVCTVRVNGRAMVVSGGADRTVRIWHPDVRRRSGNRLEQPVQAAALAGVEIRGRTVLVSAGGDQEVRYLSASDGEPVQVPHAGPPNLLMLCQSRVDTRPVLAGSGRKDRGAWLWHPMSGRERLLMGVMDPIRSIHPIRRRLATGHLDGTVRIWDPQNSRTLHQLKQQPTAVLALCTVDLPDQLLLAAGTENGTILRWRLDDVAPLDPLTGHAGPVQALCLLPGDGPPLLASGSADHTVRLWDPLRGDELHTLHGHSAPVTAVHPVRLGDRLLLASASIDRTVRLWDPLAPVCLAEIPVYSPAHALTTAAGNLVVGLADGLLALRPDPGVLGDPPA from the coding sequence GTGAGTGGCGAGCAGCGCGCCGTCCGACGCCCCGCCTCGGACGGCTGGGTGACCTCGATCCACGCCTCGGCTGCCGGCGACGCCCTCGGCTCGGGTTTCCTGATCGACGAGCGCCGGGTGCTGACCTGCGCCCATGTCGCCCGTCCGGCCGGGCGCCCCGAGGGCGAGCTCTGGGTCGCCTTCCCCAAGCTGCCCGAGCTGATGACCCGGCGGATCCAGGTCGAGCAGGTCGTGCTGCCCGAGGCGCGGTTCCAGGCCGTCCAGCCCGATCTGGCGGTCCTGGTGCTCGCCGAACCCGCTCCCCCGCACGCCGCGGCCCGGCTGCGCCGGCCGACCCCCGACGACCTGGTCGGCAGGACCTGGTGGTCCTTCGGCTTCCCGAACGGCCGCCTGCTCGGCAACTCGGCCGACGGCGGCGTCGGCGAGTCGCTCGGCTTCGGCTGGGTGCGCCTGGACACCGGCTCCCGGTACCCCGTCCGGCCGGGCTTCAGCGGGGCGGCGCTCTGGTCACCTGAGTACGACGCCGTGGTGGGGGTGCTCGGACAGGCGAACGGGGAGCACGGCGACGCCCAGGCGATCACCCTGTGGATGGCCGACCTCTGCCTGCCCGAACAGAAGCTGGCCCGGCTCACCGAGTGGTCGGCGGAGGCCGCCGGCGAGGGCGCGCTGGCCGCCTGGGGGTGGCGGCTGGACAGCGACCCGGAGGCCCGCCGGCACTGGCGCCCGCGCGCCCGCGGGGTGAGCACCGACGCCGAGCGCGGCTTCCGGTTCCGCGGGCGCACCGCCGCGCTGGGCGAGATCGTGCGCTGGCTGGACCGCGGCGCCGAGCGGCAGGCCCTGGTGGTGACCGGCTCGCCCGGCGTGGGCAAGTCGGCCGTGCTCGGCCGGATCGTCACCACCGCGGACGCCGCCATCGCCGCCGCCCTCCCGCCGCAGGACGACGCCGTGCGGGCCCCGCTGGGTTCGATCGCCTGCGCCGTGCACGCCAAGGGCAAGACCGCGCTGGCGGTGGCCGAGGAGATCGCCCGGGCCGCCTCGGCGGCGCTGCCCGCCGTCGCCCAGGACCTCGCCCCGGCCCTGCGCGACGCGCTGAGCGGCCGTCGGCACCGCGACTTCAACGTGGTGATCGACGCCCTGGACGAGGCCGCGAGCCCGCTGGAAGCCCGCGCGGTGATCACCGCCGTCGTGCAACCGCTCGTCGAGACCTGCTCCGACCTGGGCGTGCGGGTCGTACTCGGCAGCCGGCGCCGGGACAACGGCGGCGGGCTGCTGACCGTCTTCGGGACGGCCAGGCACGAGATCGACCTGGACGACGCCGCCTACTTCGCCGAGGCCGACCTGGCCGCCTACGCGCTGGCCACCCTGCAACTGGTCGGCGACGAGCGCCCCGGCAACCCCTACCAGGACGAGCGGGTGGCCGCCCCGGTGGCCGCCCGGATCGCCGCACTGGCCGAACAGAACTTCCTGATCGCCGGCCTGGTCGCGCGCACCCACGGCATGGCCGACCGGGAACCGGTGGCCCCCGCCGCGGTGGCGTTCACCCCGACCGTGGACGCGGCGCTGCGCGAGTACCTCAAGCTGCTGCCACCGGTCGCCGGCTGCCCGGCCTGGGACGCGCTGACCGCGCTCGCCTACGCCGAGCCGCCCGGCATGCCGCTGACGGTGTGGCAGGCCACCATCGGCGCGCTCTACGGCATCGCCCCCGGTGAGGAGGCGCTGCGGGCCTTTGCCCGCTCCTCGGCGGCCAACTTCCTGGTGGAGGCCAGCGACACCGGCAGCGACCGCCTCTTCCGGCTCTTCCACCAAGCCCTGAACGACGCGCTGCTCGGCGCCCGCGCCGACCTGGACGCCACCCAGGGCGACGAGCGCGCCCTCACCCGCACCCTGCTGGGCCTGGGCCGCTCGCTCGGCTGGGACCGGGCACCGGCCTACCTGCGCCGCGCGCTACCGGGCCACGCCGCGCGCGGCGGCCTCATCGACGACCTGCTCACCGACGACGCCTACCTGCTGCACGTCGACCTCACCCGGCTGATCCCACAGGCCTACCTCGCCGGCCGGCCGGCCGCCCGCCACCGGGCCACCCTGCTGCGCCGCACGCCGCGCGCCATCGCCGCCGGCCCGGCGGAGCGGGCCGCGATGTTCACCGTCACCGAGGTCCGCGAGGGGCTGCCGCGGGGCGACTACGCGGGTGAGGTCGCCGGCGTCCCCTACGCGGCGCAGTGGGCCTCGGTGACGACCCAGCAGGCCGAAGCCGTGCTGGAGGGCCACCAGGGCGAGGTCATCGCGGTCTGCGAGATCCCCACCGAGGGCCGCTCACTGCTGGCCAGCCTGGACGAGTCGGCGGTCCGGATCTGGGACCCCGCCTCCGGCGAACTGCTCAGCATCCTCCCCGGCCAGGAGAGCCGGATGAACGCCCTCTGCACCGTGCCGACCGCCGCCGGCCCCTGGCTCGCCACCGCCAACGCGGACGGCACGGTGCGGCTCTGGGACCCGCTCACCGGCCACCGCCTGCACGCGCTGCACGGGCACACCGGCGAGGTCCGCCACCTGTGCGCCGTGCGGGCGGACGGGCGCGAGCTGCTGGCCAGCGCGGGCGAGGACCGGACAGTGCGGCTCTGGGACCCGGTGACGGGGCACCAGGTCGAACTGCTGGAGGGGTACGTCGGGCCGCTGGTGCCGCTGGGCGAGGTCTACGGGGCGGCGGCGGACGAGGTCCTGGTGACACGCACCGAGGACCGGGCGGCGGGGGTCTGGCAGGCCGGCACAGGCTCGGTCCGGCACTTCGTCACCGGGCGCAGGTCCACGGACGTCATGTGTGACGTGCCCGCCCACGACAGGGGACTCATCGCCGGCGGCCGGGACACGGCGGTGAGGATCTGGGACCACCGCACGGGAGCGATCCTGCGGACCCTGGTCGGTGCGACCGGCGGGCTCACGGCGCTCTGTGCCGTTCCGGTTCCGGCGTTCAACGCGGTCGTCGTCGCCGGCACCGCGCGTGGCAACCTGGTGTTCTGGCAGGCGGACGGCGGCGAGCCGATCGGCGCTCTGCACGGCCACCTCTCCGCGGTGAAGAGCGTCTGCACCGTCCGGGTCAACGGCCGGGCGATGGTGGTCAGCGGCGGCGCGGACCGCACGGTGCGGATCTGGCACCCCGACGTCCGAAGGCGCTCCGGGAACCGCCTTGAACAGCCCGTCCAGGCGGCAGCCCTGGCCGGCGTCGAGATCCGCGGCAGGACCGTTCTGGTCTCTGCCGGAGGCGACCAGGAGGTCCGGTACCTCTCGGCCTCCGACGGCGAGCCGGTGCAGGTCCCGCACGCCGGTCCGCCCAATCTGCTGATGCTCTGTCAGAGCCGGGTCGACACCCGCCCGGTCCTGGCCGGTTCCGGGCGCAAGGACCGCGGCGCCTGGCTCTGGCATCCGATGTCGGGCCGCGAGCGCCTGCTGATGGGCGTGATGGACCCGATCCGGAGCATCCACCCGATCCGCCGGAGACTCGCCACCGGCCACCTCGACGGCACCGTGCGGATCTGGGATCCGCAGAACAGCAGGACGCTGCACCAGCTCAAGCAGCAGCCGACCGCCGTCCTGGCCCTGTGTACGGTGGACCTCCCGGACCAGTTGCTGCTCGCCGCCGGCACGGAGAACGGCACGATCCTGCGGTGGCGGCTGGACGACGTCGCTCCGCTGGACCCGCTCACCGGTCACGCCGGCCCGGTCCAGGCACTCTGCCTGCTGCCCGGCGATGGCCCGCCCCTCCTCGCCAGCGGGTCCGCCGATCACACCGTCCGCCTCTGGGACCCGCTGCGCGGCGACGAGCTGCACACCCTGCACGGCCACAGCGCCCCCGTCACGGCCGTGCATCCCGTCCGGCTCGGCGACCGCCTGCTGCTCGCCAGTGCGAGCATCGACCGGACCGTGCGCCTCTGGGACCCGCTCGCCCCGGTCTGCCTCGCCGAGATCCCCGTCTACTCCCCCGCTCACGCCCTCACCACCGCCGCGGGCAACCTCGTGGTCGGTCTGGCCGACGGCCTGCTCGCGCTGCGGCCCGATCCGGGCGTGCTGGGCGATCCACCTGCATGA